From the genome of Eucalyptus grandis isolate ANBG69807.140 chromosome 2, ASM1654582v1, whole genome shotgun sequence, one region includes:
- the LOC104435255 gene encoding disease resistance protein RPV1-like yields the protein MEKGTSSRASSGSSYEVFLNFQGVDTRHGFTDFLYHGMVGAGILVFRDSESLHVGKEIGAELLQAIENSKIYIPIFSANYASSCWCLRELVYMVECTLKSNGNKEILPIFLDVESVDVKLKTNLYKQTLSKHQEAFCSEAESWQKALIAVGKIKGWNLKKDESQVDLIQSIIEAVLVKLNVRYKNVTEYLVGVDDRVEAIIKMLDVEFDDVKFLVIHGMGGVGKTTLTKVVFNRLSSRFQGCNFLSDVRESSERQGLVHLQKQLLSKFLDRYYVDQISEVDHGIHMIKRVLHNKKVLIVLDDVDKNKQLKYLAKKGNWFGSGSRIIITTRYKSVLMIDREATSEGPINCANVCTYEVQEMEFCHALELFSRHAFRRDSPPDDYVDLSEKVVSTLGKLPLALEVTGSSLSGRSKEFWVDTLKKLEKAPSMEVQKTLMITYERTHVLEWDSAYHSSIVPLYEVEELASGKTRQFWPELWSSSLREFEIEKFRVGKGKIERFRVGNRKIERFRVGNGKIKRFRVGNGKIKRFRVGNGKIERFTVGNGKIFTVGNGKIERFTVGNGKIERFREIGIVSIENGKIETFSDAYVQVLPKSTSSIAHEDSGRGKFVRMLLFHGKDVKPIELEKAKEAQSRRMSKAKKRGRSKSLGIFTEVVDS from the exons ATGGAGAAAGGGACGAGTTCAAGGGCATCATCTGGATCTTCGTACGaggtttttctaaattttcaaggAGTAGACACTCGTCATGGATTTACTGATTTTCTTTACCATGGGATGGTTGGTGCTGGAATCCTTGTCTTTAGGGATAGTGAATCCCTCCATGTCGGTAAAGAAATTGGTGCTGAACTTCTACAAGCAATTGAGAACTCCAAGATTTACATTCCCATATTCTCCGCAAATTATGCTTCAAGTTGCTGGTGTCTCCGAGAGCTTGTGTACATGGTCGAGTGCACCTTGAAATCAAATGGGAACAAGGAGATTCTGCCTATTTTCTTGGACGTGGAATCTGTTGATGTCAAGCTGAAAACAAACTTGTATAAACAAACTCTTTCAAAGCACCAAGAGGCGTTTTGCAGTGAAGCAGAGTCATGGCAAAAGGCTCTCATTGCAGTGGGCAAGATAAAAGGATGGAacttgaagaaagatgaaag CCAAGTAGATTTGATCCAATCGATAATTGAAGCTGTTTTGGTTAAGCTGAATGTCAGATATAAAAATGTGACTGAGTACCTAGTTGGAGTTGATGATCGTGTAGAAGCTATAATCAAGATGTTGGATGTGGAATTTGATGATGTGAAATTTCTCGTGATCCATGGAATGGGAGGTGTTGGCAAAACAACACTAACCAAAGTCGTCTTCAACCGATTGTCTTCTCGGTTCCAAGGCTGCAATTTTCTTTCGGATGTTCGAGAGTCATCAGAACGACAGGGCTTGGTACATTTGCAAAAGCAATTACTATCCAAGTTCCTTGATCGTTATTATGTTGACCAAATTAGTGAAGTGGATCATGGAATTCACATGATTAAGAGGGTGcttcataataaaaaagttcTCATTGTTCTTGATGACGTGGATAAAAACAAGCAGCTGAAATATTtggcaaaaaaaggaaattggttCGGTTCTGGTAGTCGAATTATCATTACTACCAGATACAAAAGTGTCCTAATGATTGACAGAGAAGCGACAAGTGAAGGTCCTATAAATTGTGCAAATGTTTGTACTTATGAAGTACAGGAAATGGAATTTTGCCATGCTCTTGAGCTTTTCAGTAGGCATGCCTTCAGGAGAGACTCTCCACCTGATGATTATGTCGACCTTTCTGAAAAAGTTGTCTCCACTTTGGGAAagcttcctttagctcttgaagTCACTGGTTCATCCCTTTCTGGTAGATCCAAAGAATTTTGGGTAGACACTTTGAAGAAGCTAGAAAAAGCTCCTTCCATGGAAGTCCAAAAAACATTAAtgataacttatgaaag GACACATGTGCTGGAGTGGGACTCTGCTTATCACTCTAGCATTGTACCCCTATATGAGGTGGAAGAACTAGCATCTGGCAAAACCCGGCAATTCTGGCCCGAGCTCTGGTCTTCTAGTTTAAGAGAGTTCGAA attgagaaatttaGAGTTGGAAAGGGAAAGATTGAGAGATTTAGAGTTGGAAATCGAAAGATCGAGAGATTTAGAGTTGGAAATGGAAAGATCAAGAGGTTTAGAGTTGGAAATGGAAAGATCAAGAGGTTTAGAGTTGGAAATGGAAAGATTGAGAGGTTTACAGTTGGAAATGGGAAGATTTTTACGGTTGGAAATGGAAAGATTGAGAGGTTTACAGTTGGAAATGGAAAGATTGAGAGATTTAGAGAAATCGGGATCGTTTCTATTGAAAATGGAAAGATTGAGACATTTAGTGATGCGTACGTGCAAGTTCTCCCCAAGAGCACTTCGTCTATTGCACATGAAGATTCTGGAAGAGGTAAATTTGTTCGGATGCTCCTT TTCCATGGAAAGGATGTCAAACCTATCGAACTTGAGAAAGCTAAGGAAGCTCAGAGTAGGAGAATGTCCAAAGCTAAGAAGCGTGGAAGGTCTAAATCACTTGGAATCTTTACAGAAGTTGTGGATTCGTGA